The sequence CGGCGAGCTGGTCGGCGCCCACCTCGACGGCCGACATGTAGTGCCGCAGCCAGGAGCGCAGCCCGTCCGGGGTGCCGGTGGCGAAGGCGCCGGCCGCGCCGACGTACTCCGGCTCCCGGTCCCGGTGCCCGACGTCGACGGCGACCAGCCCGCGCGGGTCGAAGCCGCGGGACATCAGCACCAGCCGGGCGGCGGCGCGGGCCACCACGCCGGACGGGCCGGCGAACGGGCGCAGGTTCAGCAGCTCGCCGTGCACGACGGCGGCCAGCACCAGCGGGGGGACCTTGGTGCCCCCGGCGACCAGCCCGGCGAGGCCGTCCAGCCGCGCGCCGACCACCGGATCGGCCACCGGACGGCCCAGTTCGTCCTCGGTCACCACGTTGCGGGCGGCGAGCACGTGCAGCTTGGCCAGCGCCTGCCGGGGGGCCTTGGGCCACAGCTCGGTCAGTCCGGGCAGCGCCCCGGCCACCCGCAGCGCCCCCTGAAGCACCGGCTCGGTGACCGTGCCGGCGCGGACCGCCTCGCGCTCGTGGGCGTACCCCTCCAGGGCGGCGCTGGCCACTGCGGACCGCAGGCTGACCTCGGCCGCGACCTGGCCGCCGTGCCGGCGCAGCGCGCGGTGCCGCATCGCCTCGTCGACCCGCTCGCGGGCCCGCTCGACGGCGGGGGCGATGTCGGCGAGCGCGAGCAGCGGGGCGAGCGGATCCGTGGTCACCCCGCCACGCTAGCGACCCAATCGCCCCCACCGGCCACCACCCGCCGGGAACGCGACCCGCGCCACCGCCCCGAGCCGGGCGACTGCGCGACCGCACGCCCGATCGACGCGGCTTGCCGGCATGTCGCGGCGACGAACGCTGCGGACACCGCGACCCGCCGCACGCGGGCAGCACCGAGCGAGCGCCGGGCCAGCGGTGATCCACGCGGCTTGACTGCATGTCGCGGCCATCAGCGCTGCGGACACCGCGACACGCCGCAAACCGCGCAGCGGCGGGGCCACCCGCGAGGACGGGCACGGGTGCGCTCCGGACGGCGAAAGGCCGCCGGGCGCGCGGTGCGGGCCGCTCGGCGCGTACCGGCCGGACGAGTTGTCGCGGCCTTCCGGGCCCACGACTACCCTCAGCCGGGTAGGAGACGCAGGTCACCCGACGAAGGAGTCACCGCATGAGCGAGGCATTGGCCAACCTGCTGAACGAGACGCGCCAGTTCCCGCCGCCGGCCGCACTCGCCGCGGAGGCCAACGTCACCGCCGACGCGTACGCGGAGGCCGCCGAGGACCGGCTGGCCTTCTGGGAGCGCCAGGCCGGGCGGCTGGCCTGGGCGAAGCAGTGGGACCAGGTGCTCGACTGGTCGAACCCGCCGTTCGCGAAGTGGTTCGTCGGCGGCCGGCTCAACGTGGCGTACAACTGCCTGGACCGGCACGTGGAAGCCGGTCGCGGCGACAAGGTGGCGATCCACTGGGAGGGCGAGCCGGGTGACACCCGCACCCTCACCTACGCGGACCTGCACAAGCTGACCTGCCAGGCGGCAAACGCGCTG comes from Micromonospora purpureochromogenes and encodes:
- a CDS encoding Fic family protein → MTTDPLAPLLALADIAPAVERARERVDEAMRHRALRRHGGQVAAEVSLRSAVASAALEGYAHEREAVRAGTVTEPVLQGALRVAGALPGLTELWPKAPRQALAKLHVLAARNVVTEDELGRPVADPVVGARLDGLAGLVAGGTKVPPLVLAAVVHGELLNLRPFAGPSGVVARAAARLVLMSRGFDPRGLVAVDVGHRDREPEYVGAAGAFATGTPDGLRSWLRHYMSAVEVGADQLAVIGDEILAAA